Proteins found in one bacterium genomic segment:
- a CDS encoding GTP-binding protein — MSKQKFERTKPHVNVGTIGHVDHGKTTLTAAITKCLAHSGGATFVPFDEIDKAPEERERGITIATAHVE; from the coding sequence ATGTCCAAGCAGAAGTTTGAGCGGACCAAGCCGCACGTTAACGTTGGGACGATCGGTCACGTTGATCACGGCAAGACGACGTTGACGGCCGCGATCACGAAGTGTCTCGCCCATTCCGGCGGTGCGACCTTTGTGCCTTTCGACGAGATCGACAAGGCTCCCGAGGAGCGTGAGCGCGGAATCACCATCGCCACGGCCCACGTGGAG